In Plasmodium falciparum 3D7 genome assembly, chromosome: 6, the following proteins share a genomic window:
- a CDS encoding GTP-binding protein, putative, with product MINSLKYINEILLKKQLKSRHIFKKGLLNYSSYSITIVDRLENTKIKKVYGKVSKKERAQEKEKGNISEEADNPLIKRNFDLYKENKEKSIFYESERIIKCTSGSGGNGHMSFKKYKRKVFGSLGIPNGGKGGNGGSIYICYTNGKDNIKKKSKRNKIQTAYSNKDKYIYINNLNELSTSLYATDGENGKANQLRGRNGKSIFIYLNKICHVYELFSDDKDINNCDDNINMCDDNNNNCDDNNNNCDDNINMCDDNNNNCDDNINNCDDNINNCDDNINNCDDNINNCEDNINNCDDNINNCDDNINNCDDNINNCDDNINNCDDNINNCDDNINNCEDNINNCEDNINNCDDNINNCDDNINNRDDNNINCNTFNDVLKKNDCHIKKEYNYFSNYEKNVYNVLKKNDPVYIKRNNHILKEIMNIDKKVRKQRFIGILSENNNCILLAKGGEGGKGNNMNNTFSYENGKKGQVTYIKIVYKCISDICIIGYEQSGKSSILSLITQKIETANNLYILKKIYFADMYQISVADFFNNDKQIKEDKSVRLNEENKNMPSFYINENIFGFLGLTHLLVIVLDMSYDLIRQFKTIRNQLKRKDEQIYRKPYIVVINKCDVNFKEKIKDTEKAYNEIKMYDNDDVPIFFLSAKYGIGINEFVNGLRSSIIKLKKNGTSVL from the exons ATGATaaattctttaaaatatatcaacgaaatattattaaagaaGCAATTAAAAAGTAGgcatattttcaaaaaaggtcttttaaattattccAGCTATAGTATTACAATTGTAGATAGGTTAGAAAATACTAAGATTAAAAAGGTATATGGGAAAGTgtcaaaaaaagaaagagcacaagaaaaggaaaaagggAACATTTCCGAAGAAGCAGATAACCCTTTGATAAAAAGGAATTTTGATTTATACAAAGAGAATAAAGAAAAGtctatattttatgaaagtgaaagaattataaaatgtaCAAGTGGCTCAGGTGGTAATGGTCATATGAGTttcaaaaaatacaaaaggaAAGTTTTTGGATCTTTAGGTATACCTAATGGGGGTAAAGGAGGAAATGGTGgaagtatatacatatgttataCAAATGGaaaggataatataaaaaaaaaatccaaGAGGAATAAAATCCAAACTGCTTATAgtaataaagataaatatatatatattaataatttgaatGAACTTTCTACATCTCTTTATGCTACTGATGGAGAAAATGGAAAGGCTAATCAATTGAGAGGGAGGAATGGCAAAagcatttttatttatttgaataaaatatgtCATGTGTATGAACTTTTTTCGGACGATaaggatataaataattgtgatgataatataaatatgtgtgatgataataataataattgtgatgataataataataattgtgatgataatataaatatgtgtgatgataataataataattgtgatgataatataaataattgtgatgataatataaataattgtgatgataatataaataattgtgatgataatataaataattgtgaggataatataaataattgtgatgataatataaataattgtgatgataatataaataattgtgatgataatataaataattgtgatgataatataaataattgtgatgataatataaataattgtgatgataatataaataattgtgaggataatataaataattgtgaggataatataaataattgtgatgataatataaataattgtgatgataatataaataatcgtgatgataataacataaattgTAACACATTCAAtgatgtattaaaaaaaaatgattgtcacataaagaaagaatataattatttttcaaattatgaaaagaatgtgtataatgtattaaaaaaaaatgatccTGTTTATATCAAAcgaaataatcatatattaaaagaaattatgaatatagaTAAAAAGGTAAGAAAACAAAGATTTATAGGTATATTGAGTGAGAATAACAATTGTATATTACTAGCTAAAGGAGGAGAAGGTGGGAAaggaaataatatgaataatacattttcatatgaaaatggaaaaaaaggtcaagttacatatattaaaatagtttataaatgtataagtgatatttgtattattggATATGAACAGTCAGGTAAATCTAGTATTCTCTCATTAATAACTCAGAAAATTGAGACCgctaataatttatatatattaaaaaaaatatattttgctGATATGTATCAAATATCTGTGGctgatttttttaataacgaTAAGCAAATAAAAGAAGACAAAAGTGTACGTCTAAacgaagaaaataaaaacatgccttcattttatataaatgaaaatatctTCGGCTTTTTGGGATTAACACACCTTTTGGTTATTGTTCTGGATATGAGCTACGATTTGATAAGGCAATTTAAAACTATCag GAATCAATTAAAGAGGAAGGACGAACAAATTTATAGGAAACCATACATTGTGGTCATAAACAAATGTGATGttaattttaaagaaaaaattaaagacaCAGAAAAAGCTTATAacgaaataaaaatgtatgataatgatgatgttcctattttttttctgaGTGCAAAATATGGCATAGGAATAAATGAATTTGTTAACGGTTTAAGGAGCtctataattaaattaaagaaaaacgGTACCTCGgttttatga
- a CDS encoding diphthine methyltransferase, putative, whose protein sequence is MKRYNLKYCCDDVSVFPSSTLINHDNNKFSEYFGLTAISTYQLKNKEPNEEPKKKGKIYLFGLNQNIKDDDNNNCEIDYYLEYKKNINFHNGVLQSNYIFTNDKLYLGSVCVNGFYLSDLKEETYEKLLETSKEKNNSGLSFEAFDNKPEKICISFSNGDMCLLVHGQQEKTWKAHEYHVWSCTFNGNENVITTGSDDCSFVIWDLRTTTISQQNKKSHTQGITAVKFENFSELLYTASYDNNIRIFDLRNIREPIQTVDVNSNIWRIKFLYKNNSVDNLLVAACDGGAKIFKKSNNDFIYDKGIFNNNELTYGIDVIDMLRPKNEKKKIYLSCSFYNKEVQLWD, encoded by the exons atgaaaagatACAACTTAAAATATTGTTGTGACGACGTTAGTGTTTTTCCAAGTAGTACCTTAATAAACCatgata atAATAAATTCAGTGAATATTTTGGATTAACGGCTATTTCAACGTACCaactaaaaaataaagaaccGAATGAAGAacccaaaaaaaaaggaaaaatctATTTATTCGGACTTAaccaaaatataaaagatgatgataataataattgtgaAAT agattattatttagaatataaaaagaacatCAATTTTCATAATGGAGTTCTTCAAtcgaattatatatttactaatGAT AAACTATATTTGGGAAGTGTATGTGTAAATGGTTTTTACTTATCTGACCTTAAAGAGGAGACTTACGAAAAATTGTTAGAAACGtctaaagaaaaaaacaactCGG GGTTATCATTTGAAGCGTTTGACAACAAGCCTGA aaaaatatgtatatcttTTAGTAATGGAGATATGTGTTTGCTGGTCCATGGTCAACAAGAAAAAACATG gaaagcaCACGAATATCATGTATGGAGTTGTACATTCAACGGAAACGAAAATGTAATAACAACGG GCTCAGATGATTGTTCTTTTGTTATTTGGGATTTAAGAACTACCACTATTTCGCagcaaaataaaaa ATCTCACACTCAAGGAATTACGGCAGTGAAATTTGAAAATTTCAGCGAGCTATTATATACAGCATc gTATGACAATAATATACGCATTTTTGATTTACGAAATATTCGTGAGCCCATTCAAACAGTTGATGTAAACTCAAACATATGGAggataaaatttttatacaa AAATAACTCTGTGGACAATTTGCTCGTAGCAGCCTGTGATGGAGGGGCAaagatatttaaaaaatcaaacaatg aTTTCATTTATGATAAGGGTATTTTCAACAATAACGAATTAACATATGGAATTGATGTTATTGATATGTTAAGaccaaaaaatgaaaaaaaaaaaatttatttatcttgTTCATTTTATAACAAAGAAGTTCAATTGTGGGATTAA